The Populus alba chromosome 6, ASM523922v2, whole genome shotgun sequence genome contains a region encoding:
- the LOC118043870 gene encoding zinc finger protein GIS yields MDKVERETRDFMNVESFSQLPFIRPAPVKEKGIRLFGKEFGSNNDSPAAEESESAETNEDTVKESESSDNNRRFECHYCCRNFPTSQALGGHQNAHKRERQHAKRAHLQSAMGHNSLTDAHYYGLVNYRIDSTPSSAMTYPSWNSHSNTNRFYGSHGSYSQQPINGNPLGLWRIPAVHGGGTFHHSDRSMHHPLPLFAGEELKPSPAGTGSSSQGRYGYDSKPSVQDHVSLDLHL; encoded by the coding sequence ATGGATAAGGTTGAAAGAGAGACTCGTGACTTTATGAATGTGGAATCCTTCTCTCAGCTTCCATTCATCCGCCCCGCACCCGTCAAAGAAAAGGGCATTCGCCTCTTCGGCAAAGAATTTGGCAGCAACAACGACAGTCCAGCAGCTGAGGAGTCTGAGTCAGCCGAAACTAATGAAGACACCGTGAAAGAAAGTGAGAGTAGTGACAACAACCGAAGATTTGAATGCCATTACTGTTGCAGAAACTTCCCTACTTCTCAAGCCTTAGGTGGCCACCAAAACGCGCACAAAAGAGAGCGTCAGCACGCGAAACGTGCCCACCTCCAGTCGGCCATGGGTCACAACAGCCTTACAGATGCACACTATTATGGCCTTGTAAACTACAGGATAGATTCAACTCCGAGCTCAGCCATGACTTATCCTTCATGGAATAGCCACTCTAACACTAACAGGTTTTACGGCAGTCATGGCTCCTATTCACAACAACCTATCAATGGAAATCCATTAGGCTTGTGGCGGATCCCGGCTGTTCATGGTGGTGGTACTTTCCATCATAGTGACCGTTCGATGCATCATCCATTACCATTATTTGCAGGTGAGGAATTGAAACCCTCACCGGCCGGTACTGGTTCAAGCTCGCAAGGGCGGTATGGATATGATTCCAAGCCGAGCGTGCAAGACCATGTTAGCTTAGATCTTCATCTGTAA